A single window of Anaerobacillus alkaliphilus DNA harbors:
- the ptsP gene encoding phosphoenolpyruvate--protein phosphotransferase, with protein sequence MSIAIKGIGASSGIAIAKAFKLEHVELSIEKKQVTSAEQEVERFNQALATSKEELEVIRDKALVDLGEDKAAIFSAHLLVLSDPELIDVVKDKIKNENVNADFALDEVAQMFISMFESMDNEYMRERAADIRDVTKRVLNHLLGVTTVSLTSINEEVIIIAEDLTPSDTAQLNRQFVKGFATDIGGRTSHSAIMARSLEIPSVVGTKDITSKVDAGMMVIVDGIGGDVIINPTEEEITTYREKRDAHEAQKAEWEKLVKEATVSKDGQHVELAANIGTPNDLEGVTKNGAEGIGLYRTEFLYMGRDQLPTEDEQFEAYKAVVEGMEGKPVVIRTLDIGGDKELPYLQLPKELNPFLGFRAIRLCLEREDIFRPQLRALLRASAFGNLKIMFPMIATLEEYRQAKAILADEKEKLTSEGTKVSDDIEIGIMVEIPSTAVSADIFAKEVDFFSIGTNDLIQYTMAADRMNEQVSYLYQPYHPAILRLVKLVINAAHKEGKWVGMCGEMAGDPIAIPILLGLGLDEFSMSASSILPARSQISKLSKQEIEAVIEQLLQLSTADEVENYLKSNIL encoded by the coding sequence ATGTCAATTGCTATTAAAGGGATTGGGGCTTCCTCTGGAATTGCTATTGCCAAGGCTTTTAAATTGGAACATGTGGAATTATCCATTGAAAAGAAGCAAGTTACTTCCGCTGAACAAGAAGTGGAGAGATTTAATCAAGCGCTAGCAACATCAAAAGAAGAGCTTGAGGTAATCCGTGATAAAGCTTTAGTTGATTTAGGTGAAGATAAAGCTGCGATTTTTTCAGCACATTTATTAGTCCTAAGTGATCCTGAGCTCATTGATGTGGTGAAAGATAAAATCAAAAACGAAAACGTCAACGCTGATTTTGCTTTGGACGAAGTTGCTCAAATGTTCATTTCAATGTTTGAAAGTATGGATAATGAGTATATGCGTGAACGTGCAGCTGATATTCGTGATGTAACAAAACGAGTGCTTAATCACTTATTAGGGGTAACTACGGTTTCCCTAACAAGCATTAACGAGGAAGTTATCATCATTGCTGAGGATTTAACCCCCTCAGATACAGCGCAGTTAAACCGCCAATTTGTAAAAGGTTTTGCCACTGATATCGGTGGTAGAACCTCACATTCAGCAATTATGGCTCGATCACTTGAAATCCCGTCAGTTGTTGGAACTAAAGATATCACAAGCAAAGTTGATGCTGGTATGATGGTGATTGTGGATGGGATCGGTGGGGATGTTATCATTAATCCAACTGAGGAAGAGATAACTACGTACCGAGAAAAACGAGATGCACACGAAGCGCAAAAAGCTGAATGGGAGAAACTTGTCAAAGAAGCAACGGTATCAAAAGATGGACAACATGTCGAACTAGCTGCGAATATTGGTACTCCAAATGATTTAGAGGGAGTCACCAAAAATGGGGCTGAAGGTATCGGTCTTTATCGTACAGAGTTCTTGTATATGGGAAGAGATCAATTGCCAACAGAAGATGAGCAATTTGAAGCTTACAAAGCGGTTGTTGAGGGAATGGAAGGCAAGCCAGTAGTTATTCGTACCCTTGATATCGGCGGCGATAAAGAACTACCATATTTACAGTTACCGAAAGAACTTAACCCATTTTTAGGGTTTCGTGCAATTCGACTTTGTTTAGAAAGAGAAGATATCTTCCGTCCGCAACTTCGTGCGTTGCTACGTGCTAGTGCCTTTGGAAATCTTAAAATTATGTTCCCAATGATTGCAACATTAGAGGAGTATCGTCAAGCGAAAGCAATTTTAGCAGATGAAAAAGAAAAGCTTACAAGCGAAGGTACCAAAGTATCTGATGATATCGAGATTGGTATCATGGTCGAAATTCCTTCCACAGCAGTGTCTGCAGATATTTTTGCAAAAGAGGTTGATTTCTTCAGTATTGGTACGAATGATTTAATACAGTATACAATGGCTGCTGATCGCATGAACGAACAGGTTTCTTATCTATATCAACCATATCACCCCGCTATTTTACGCCTAGTGAAATTAGTCATTAATGCAGCACATAAAGAAGGAAAATGGGTTGGAATGTGCGGAGAAATGGCTGGTGACCCAATCGCAATACCGATTTTATTAGGGTTAGGGTTGGATGAGTTCAGTATGAGTGCTAGCTCAATTTTACCAGCCAGAAGTCAAATCTCGAAGCTCTCCAAACAGGAAATTGAAGCAGTTATTGAACAACTTTTACAGTTGAGTACTGCTGACGAAGTTGAGAATTACTTAAAAAGTAATATACTATAA
- a CDS encoding phosphocarrier protein HPr, with translation MVEQTFTITDATGIHARPATLLVNKASQFSSEISLVYKEKSVNLKSIMGVMSLGVGQGAQITIKADGADEEAALASLAEVIKGGLGE, from the coding sequence ATGGTAGAACAAACATTTACAATTACAGATGCAACTGGAATTCATGCAAGACCAGCAACACTTTTAGTGAATAAAGCAAGTCAATTTAGCTCAGAAATTTCTTTAGTATATAAGGAAAAGTCAGTAAATCTAAAGTCCATAATGGGGGTTATGTCACTAGGTGTTGGTCAAGGTGCCCAAATTACGATTAAAGCAGATGGTGCTGATGAAGAAGCAGCTTTAGCTAGTCTTGCAGAAGTGATTAAAGGCGGGTTAGGTGAATAA
- the ahpC gene encoding alkyl hydroperoxide reductase subunit C has product MSLIGKEVLPFSAKAFKNGEFIDVTEQSLKGQWSIFCFYPADFTFVCPTELEDLQNEYATLQELGVEVYSVSTDTHFTHKGWHDSSPTIGKITYGMIGDPSQKISRNFEVLNEESGLADRGTFIIDPDGVIQTVEINAGGIGRDASILVSKVKAAQYVRNNPGEVCPAKWQEGSETLKPSLDLVGKI; this is encoded by the coding sequence ATGTCTTTAATCGGAAAAGAAGTATTACCATTCTCAGCAAAAGCTTTTAAAAACGGTGAGTTCATTGATGTAACTGAACAAAGCCTAAAAGGTCAATGGAGCATTTTCTGTTTCTATCCAGCTGACTTCACATTTGTTTGCCCTACAGAACTTGAAGATTTACAAAACGAGTATGCTACACTTCAAGAGCTTGGAGTTGAGGTTTATTCAGTTTCTACTGATACTCATTTCACACATAAAGGTTGGCATGACAGCTCACCAACAATCGGTAAAATTACATACGGAATGATTGGTGACCCATCTCAAAAAATTTCTCGTAACTTCGAAGTTTTAAACGAAGAAAGTGGTCTAGCTGATCGTGGTACTTTCATCATTGATCCAGATGGTGTTATCCAAACTGTTGAAATTAATGCTGGTGGTATTGGTCGTGACGCTAGTATTCTAGTGAGCAAAGTTAAGGCAGCACAATATGTTCGTAACAATCCAGGTGAAGTTTGCCCAGCTAAATGGCAAGAAGGTTCTGAAACATTAAAACCAAGCTTAGATCTAGTAGGAAAGATTTAA
- the ahpF gene encoding alkyl hydroperoxide reductase subunit F yields the protein MILESDIKAQLNQYLQLLEGDIVLKVSAGSDETSTKMVALVDEIASMSPRISVEHTELYRTPSFSVNRVGEDTGVVFAGIPLGHEFTSLVLALLQVSGRAPKVDQKIIDQVKNIKGEYDFETYVSLSCHNCPDVVQALNMMSVLNPGITHTMIDGAAFKHEVEARNVMNVPSIFVNGEFFGGGRMTIEEILAKLGSGPDASEFADKEPFDVLVVGGGPAGSSAAIYAARKGIRTGIVAERFGGQVLDTMSIENFISMKYTEGPKLVASLEEHVKEYNIDVMNLQRAKRIEKKDLFELELENGAVLKSKSVIISTGARWRNVGVPGEQEFKNKGVAYCPHCDGPLFEGKDVAVIGGGNSGVEAAIDLAGIVNHVTVLEFMPELKADDVLQKRLYSLPNVSVLKNVQTKEITGTDKVNGISYIDRDTEKVHHIELQGVFVQIGLVPNTDWLGETVERTRFGEIVVDKHGATNVPGLFAAGDCTNSPYKQIIISMGSGANAALGAFDYLIRN from the coding sequence ATGATCTTAGAATCTGATATTAAAGCGCAATTAAATCAATACCTTCAACTCTTGGAAGGTGATATCGTCCTTAAAGTGAGCGCTGGATCTGATGAGACTTCTACTAAAATGGTCGCACTTGTCGATGAGATTGCTTCTATGTCACCTAGAATTTCAGTTGAACATACTGAGTTATATCGTACACCTAGCTTTAGTGTAAATCGAGTCGGGGAAGATACTGGCGTTGTCTTTGCAGGTATACCTTTAGGTCACGAATTCACTTCCTTAGTGTTAGCTTTGTTGCAAGTTAGTGGACGAGCTCCAAAGGTTGATCAAAAAATCATTGACCAAGTGAAAAACATTAAGGGTGAATATGACTTTGAAACGTATGTTAGTTTAAGTTGTCACAACTGCCCTGATGTTGTCCAAGCTTTAAACATGATGAGTGTTCTTAACCCTGGCATTACGCACACAATGATTGACGGAGCAGCGTTCAAGCATGAAGTTGAAGCTAGAAATGTTATGAACGTCCCTTCGATTTTCGTTAATGGCGAATTCTTTGGTGGCGGTCGTATGACGATTGAAGAAATCCTTGCTAAATTGGGTAGCGGTCCAGATGCATCTGAGTTTGCTGATAAAGAACCTTTTGATGTTCTTGTTGTGGGTGGAGGTCCAGCTGGTTCAAGTGCAGCAATTTATGCTGCGCGTAAAGGAATCCGTACTGGAATTGTTGCCGAACGCTTTGGTGGACAAGTCCTCGACACAATGAGCATTGAAAACTTTATTAGCATGAAATATACAGAAGGACCAAAGCTTGTTGCTAGTCTTGAAGAGCATGTCAAAGAGTACAATATTGATGTGATGAACCTACAGCGTGCAAAACGCATAGAGAAGAAAGACCTTTTCGAGCTTGAACTTGAAAATGGTGCGGTTCTAAAAAGTAAAAGTGTCATCATTTCAACTGGTGCCCGCTGGCGTAATGTTGGCGTTCCTGGTGAACAAGAGTTCAAAAACAAAGGTGTAGCTTACTGCCCTCACTGTGATGGACCATTGTTCGAAGGAAAAGACGTAGCAGTTATTGGTGGTGGTAACTCAGGTGTTGAAGCAGCCATTGACCTAGCTGGTATTGTTAATCATGTAACAGTTCTTGAGTTCATGCCAGAGCTTAAAGCTGATGATGTACTTCAAAAACGTCTATACAGCCTTCCTAACGTATCGGTTCTAAAGAACGTTCAAACAAAAGAAATTACAGGTACTGACAAAGTAAACGGTATTTCTTACATTGATCGCGATACTGAAAAAGTTCATCATATTGAGCTACAAGGTGTGTTTGTTCAAATCGGACTTGTACCAAATACGGATTGGTTAGGCGAAACGGTTGAGCGTACTCGCTTCGGAGAGATTGTTGTAGACAAGCATGGTGCGACAAACGTTCCTGGATTATTTGCTGCAGGAGATTGTACAAACAGTCCATATAAACAAATTATTATTTCAATGGGATCAGGTGCAAACGCCGCATTAGGTGCTTTTGATTATCTGATTAGGAATTAA
- the xylA gene encoding xylose isomerase: MAYFNNISKVTYEGANSTNPFAFKYYNPEEMINGRRMEEFMRFAVSYWHTFTGEGTDPFGQATMVRPYNNFSGVDLAKARVEASFEFFEKLDVPFFCFHDYDISPETESLSETFKNIDTIVAMIKDYMKTSKTKLLWNTANMFSHPRWLHGAATAPNADVYAYAAAKVKKGLEVGKELGSENYVFWGGREGYETLLNTNMKLELDNLARFFHMAKDYANEIGFDAQFLIEPKPKEPTKHQYDFDVATGMAFLQQYGLQDVFKFNIEANHATLAGHTFEHELHVARINGMLGSVDANQGDPLLGWDTDEFPTDLYSTTLAMYEIIKNDGLGTGGLNFDAKVRRGSFDPEDLFHAHIAGMDAFAIGTKIAQRLLEDKVLEDFIADRYSSFTSGIGLEIVEGKANFHALEKHALGLGEISNKSGRQEYLKSILNKYILEAVK; the protein is encoded by the coding sequence ATGGCCTATTTTAATAATATCAGCAAAGTAACTTATGAAGGCGCAAACTCTACAAATCCTTTTGCATTTAAGTATTATAATCCGGAGGAAATGATCAACGGTAGGAGAATGGAAGAATTTATGCGCTTCGCCGTTTCCTACTGGCATACGTTTACCGGAGAAGGAACAGATCCATTTGGACAAGCAACAATGGTTCGTCCGTACAATAACTTTTCTGGAGTTGACTTAGCGAAAGCTCGTGTGGAAGCTTCGTTTGAATTCTTCGAAAAACTAGATGTACCTTTCTTCTGTTTTCATGACTATGATATCTCACCAGAAACAGAATCATTAAGTGAGACGTTTAAAAACATTGATACCATCGTTGCTATGATTAAAGACTACATGAAAACAAGCAAAACAAAATTATTATGGAATACAGCAAACATGTTCTCTCACCCACGTTGGTTACACGGTGCTGCTACTGCTCCAAACGCAGATGTATATGCTTATGCTGCAGCAAAAGTTAAAAAGGGCTTAGAGGTTGGTAAAGAATTAGGTTCTGAAAACTATGTATTCTGGGGTGGTCGTGAAGGATACGAAACATTACTTAATACAAACATGAAGCTTGAATTAGACAACTTAGCTCGTTTTTTCCACATGGCAAAAGACTATGCGAACGAAATCGGCTTTGATGCACAATTCCTAATTGAGCCAAAACCAAAAGAGCCAACGAAGCATCAATATGACTTCGATGTAGCAACTGGCATGGCATTCTTACAACAATACGGTTTACAAGATGTATTTAAATTTAACATCGAAGCAAACCATGCAACATTAGCTGGTCATACGTTCGAGCACGAATTACATGTGGCTCGTATCAACGGCATGTTAGGTTCTGTTGACGCAAACCAAGGTGATCCATTACTAGGCTGGGATACAGATGAATTCCCAACTGACCTTTATTCAACAACATTAGCAATGTATGAAATCATCAAAAACGATGGATTAGGAACTGGTGGATTAAACTTTGACGCAAAAGTACGTCGTGGTTCATTTGATCCAGAAGATTTATTCCATGCTCATATTGCTGGAATGGATGCCTTTGCGATCGGTACAAAAATAGCGCAACGTTTACTTGAAGATAAAGTATTAGAAGACTTTATTGCAGATCGTTACAGCAGTTTCACAAGTGGTATTGGTCTTGAGATCGTAGAAGGAAAAGCTAATTTCCACGCATTAGAAAAACATGCATTGGGTCTGGGCGAAATCAGTAATAAGTCAGGAAGACAGGAATATTTAAAATCAATTTTAAACAAATATATCCTTGAAGCAGTTAAATAG
- a CDS encoding YesL family protein, whose amino-acid sequence MVNSFFYRICEWIMRFALLNFLWISFTLLGFIVLGFFPATVAMFTVVRKWIMKQSDIAIWKTFFTSYKSEWLRSNLFGIIILGLGGIIYLEFTVIKDTNDLLLQVSKYPLFLLFLLFCVLLLYGFPTYVHYRVRLYQVFKNSLLVSLINPFFTIVMVLGLALIYLLVKILPPLLLFFGGSASAYFIMWCCYQAFLNVQARKDKLSTSVDN is encoded by the coding sequence ATGGTGAACTCCTTCTTTTACAGGATTTGCGAATGGATCATGCGATTTGCTCTTCTAAATTTTTTATGGATTAGCTTTACACTACTTGGATTTATCGTGCTTGGATTTTTTCCTGCTACAGTAGCCATGTTTACGGTTGTTCGAAAATGGATTATGAAGCAAAGTGATATTGCAATTTGGAAAACGTTTTTTACTAGCTATAAAAGTGAATGGCTTAGAAGCAACCTATTCGGGATTATCATCCTAGGATTAGGTGGAATTATTTATCTTGAATTCACTGTTATAAAAGATACAAACGACCTCCTATTACAAGTAAGTAAATATCCATTATTCCTGTTATTTCTACTCTTTTGTGTACTATTATTGTATGGGTTCCCAACATATGTTCATTATCGAGTACGGCTATATCAGGTGTTTAAAAACTCGTTACTCGTTAGCTTAATTAATCCCTTTTTTACAATTGTCATGGTCTTAGGCTTAGCTCTCATTTACTTACTAGTAAAAATTCTGCCACCTTTGCTACTTTTTTTTGGTGGAAGCGCAAGTGCCTACTTTATAATGTGGTGTTGCTACCAAGCATTTTTAAATGTTCAAGCAAGGAAAGATAAACTAAGTACATCTGTGGATAATTAA